A portion of the uncultured Draconibacterium sp. genome contains these proteins:
- a CDS encoding BlaI/MecI/CopY family transcriptional regulator, protein MKTLTKAEEQVMHILWSLKEGVVKQVVDGFGEDKPAYTTVATVLNVLEKKGFVTHKKIGNTNLFSPAVSKTDYTKVQFSSLLKNYFNGSFPKMATFFAKENNLGMEELEEMLKLTENELNKEKKE, encoded by the coding sequence ATGAAAACATTAACAAAAGCAGAAGAACAGGTAATGCATATTCTCTGGAGTTTAAAAGAAGGAGTTGTTAAGCAGGTAGTTGACGGATTTGGCGAAGATAAACCAGCCTACACCACTGTGGCAACCGTTTTAAATGTTCTGGAGAAAAAGGGATTTGTAACCCACAAAAAGATTGGCAACACGAATCTTTTTTCGCCTGCTGTTAGTAAAACGGATTACACAAAAGTGCAGTTTTCGTCTTTATTGAAAAACTATTTCAACGGCTCGTTCCCGAAAATGGCCACCTTTTTTGCCAAAGAAAATAATCTGGGAATGGAGGAGCTGGAAGAAATGCTAAAGCTGACAGAAAACGAATTAAATAAAGAAAAGAAAGAATAG
- the mfd gene encoding transcription-repair coupling factor has product METNTFLKYFEGHSAITKVVKQADAPPGEKIHLHGLIGSAKTVLLARVFLETQKNCIVLLNDREEAAYFYDDLNNLGLAENTLFLPSSYKRSVQYDNPEQENIVQRTEVLNLLSAAEKPYFVISYPEAIIEKVISNDSLVSNTLQVKSGDKISIDFINEFLYEYGFERVDFVYEPGQFSVRGSIVDIFSFSHEDPFRLDFFGDEVDSIRSFDIENQLSKDRLNRITIVPNIQNSSVEGDRISFIEFQNKKSLWFGNNSNQFVDRIAELHRQTIIAREDEDIVDLLLTSGELEKQLKAKTVFDFGNDLAFSAHEKIEFNNSSQPVFNKNFELLGSNLTEHRKNGYELFILSSQEKQIERLQTIFKDTNVNVSFNPVNFVLHEGFIDHELKACFYTDHQIFERYHRFKLKNRKAQREAISLKELNKLHPGDYVVHIDHGIGKFAGLARTEVNGKMQEAIRLVYKDNDSLLVSIHSLHRISKYKGKDGGEPKINKLGTGAWQKMKSRTKSKVKDIAKELIALYAKRLAEKGYAFSHDSYLQNELEASFIYEDTPDQEKSTAAVKADMEKTMPMDRLVCGDVGFGKTEIAIRAAFKAVTDSKQVAVLVPTTILAFQHFKTFTERLADFPVKIDYVSRLKSTAQVKAALKDVADGKTDIIIGTHRLVSKDVKFKDLGLLIIDEEQKFGVSVKEKLKQFKVNVDTLTLTATPIPRTLQFSLMGARDLSIIQTPPPNRYPIVTEVHGFNEQMIKEAILYEMDRNGQVFFIHNRVQNIYEVESTIKRIVPGVKTVVGHGQMEGPKLEKVMLDFINGKFDVLIATTIIESGLDIPNANTIIINHAQNFGLSDLHQLRGRVGRSNKKAFCYLIAPPLSTVSAEARRRLQAIEQFSELGSGFNIAMQDLDIRGAGNMLGAEQSGFIADIGFETYHRILNEAIQELKQDEFKDLFAEEDKAQSQAFLNIKYVNDCTIDTDMELLLPSDYIPGNSERMMLYRELDNIESKEELDNFTKGLQDRFGELPRESRELIDILPLRWKAIDLSMERIILKNKKMICYFVADQKSSFYQSGDFIKIVQYVQKGKSKGRMKETNGKLTLSFSNVPNVETADYILREIVDEVKSEVPNH; this is encoded by the coding sequence TTGGAAACAAACACGTTTCTAAAATATTTTGAGGGGCACAGTGCCATTACCAAAGTGGTAAAACAAGCGGATGCCCCCCCGGGTGAAAAAATTCACCTGCATGGGCTTATTGGGTCTGCCAAAACCGTTCTACTTGCCAGGGTATTTCTTGAAACCCAAAAAAATTGCATTGTTCTGCTAAATGACCGCGAAGAAGCAGCCTATTTTTACGACGATCTGAATAACCTTGGGTTGGCTGAAAATACACTATTTCTTCCATCATCGTACAAACGGTCGGTGCAGTACGATAATCCTGAACAGGAAAATATTGTGCAGCGCACCGAAGTGTTAAACCTGCTTTCGGCGGCAGAAAAACCCTATTTTGTTATTTCGTATCCCGAAGCGATCATCGAGAAAGTAATCTCAAACGACAGCCTCGTGAGCAATACCCTTCAGGTTAAAAGTGGCGATAAAATCTCTATCGATTTCATCAACGAGTTTTTGTATGAATATGGTTTCGAACGGGTAGACTTTGTGTACGAACCCGGTCAGTTTTCGGTGCGAGGAAGTATAGTCGACATCTTTTCGTTTTCGCATGAAGATCCGTTTCGCCTCGATTTTTTTGGCGATGAAGTAGACTCTATCAGAAGTTTTGATATTGAAAACCAGCTGTCAAAAGATCGCCTAAACCGCATTACCATTGTGCCGAATATTCAAAACAGTTCGGTTGAAGGTGATCGAATTTCATTTATCGAATTTCAGAATAAAAAAAGCCTGTGGTTTGGCAATAACTCGAACCAGTTTGTAGACCGGATTGCAGAGTTACACCGTCAAACAATCATCGCACGTGAAGATGAAGATATTGTAGACCTGCTTTTAACTTCGGGCGAGCTGGAAAAACAGTTGAAAGCAAAAACAGTTTTTGATTTTGGTAACGACCTGGCATTTTCGGCTCACGAAAAGATTGAGTTTAACAATTCGAGCCAGCCCGTATTTAATAAGAATTTTGAACTACTGGGATCGAACCTGACTGAACACCGGAAAAATGGTTACGAATTGTTTATTCTCTCCAGTCAGGAGAAACAGATAGAACGGCTGCAAACAATTTTTAAAGATACCAATGTTAACGTCAGTTTCAATCCGGTAAATTTTGTGCTGCATGAAGGCTTTATTGACCACGAACTAAAAGCCTGTTTTTATACCGACCACCAGATTTTTGAACGCTACCATCGCTTTAAATTAAAAAACCGAAAAGCGCAACGCGAAGCCATTTCTCTTAAAGAACTAAATAAACTTCATCCGGGAGATTATGTAGTACACATCGACCACGGAATTGGAAAATTTGCCGGGCTGGCACGTACCGAGGTAAACGGAAAAATGCAGGAAGCCATTCGTTTGGTTTATAAAGATAACGACTCGTTGTTGGTGAGTATTCACTCACTGCACCGCATTTCGAAATACAAAGGTAAAGACGGTGGCGAGCCAAAAATTAACAAACTGGGAACCGGTGCATGGCAAAAAATGAAAAGCCGCACCAAGTCGAAGGTGAAGGACATTGCTAAAGAACTGATTGCCCTTTATGCTAAACGGCTCGCTGAAAAAGGTTATGCGTTTTCGCACGACTCGTACCTGCAAAACGAATTGGAAGCATCGTTTATATATGAAGATACACCCGACCAGGAAAAGTCTACAGCCGCGGTAAAAGCCGATATGGAAAAAACCATGCCGATGGACCGCCTGGTTTGTGGCGACGTTGGTTTTGGAAAAACGGAGATTGCTATTCGGGCAGCATTTAAAGCCGTTACCGACAGCAAACAAGTGGCCGTTTTGGTGCCAACAACCATCCTGGCATTTCAGCATTTTAAAACTTTTACCGAACGTTTGGCTGATTTCCCGGTAAAAATAGATTATGTAAGTCGCCTGAAATCTACTGCCCAGGTAAAAGCTGCGTTAAAAGATGTTGCCGATGGAAAAACCGATATTATTATTGGCACACATCGCCTGGTAAGTAAAGATGTAAAGTTTAAAGATCTTGGCTTGCTGATTATCGACGAAGAGCAAAAGTTTGGTGTTTCGGTGAAAGAAAAATTAAAGCAGTTTAAAGTAAATGTCGATACCTTAACGTTAACAGCAACGCCAATTCCGCGTACTTTGCAATTCTCGTTGATGGGTGCCCGTGATTTATCGATTATTCAAACGCCGCCACCCAACCGATACCCCATTGTTACCGAGGTGCACGGTTTTAACGAGCAAATGATAAAAGAAGCCATCCTGTACGAAATGGACAGAAACGGGCAGGTTTTCTTTATTCATAACCGCGTTCAGAATATTTACGAAGTTGAATCAACAATAAAACGTATTGTTCCGGGTGTAAAAACAGTGGTTGGCCACGGACAAATGGAAGGTCCGAAGCTGGAAAAAGTAATGCTTGACTTTATAAACGGAAAATTCGATGTGCTGATTGCAACTACAATTATCGAATCGGGGCTTGACATTCCAAATGCCAACACCATAATTATTAACCACGCACAAAATTTTGGATTAAGCGACCTGCATCAATTGCGCGGACGCGTTGGACGTTCGAATAAAAAAGCGTTCTGTTACCTGATTGCACCGCCACTTTCAACGGTTAGTGCCGAAGCACGCCGACGTTTGCAAGCCATCGAGCAGTTTTCAGAACTGGGTAGCGGCTTTAACATTGCCATGCAGGATCTGGATATTCGTGGTGCCGGAAATATGCTGGGTGCCGAACAAAGCGGTTTTATCGCCGACATTGGTTTCGAAACTTATCACCGCATTTTGAATGAAGCGATTCAGGAACTTAAACAAGACGAGTTTAAAGACCTGTTTGCCGAAGAAGACAAAGCACAATCACAGGCATTCCTGAATATTAAATACGTGAACGACTGCACCATCGATACTGATATGGAGCTGCTATTGCCAAGCGATTACATTCCGGGCAACTCGGAACGCATGATGCTGTACCGCGAACTGGATAACATTGAAAGCAAAGAAGAACTGGATAACTTTACCAAAGGATTGCAAGATCGTTTTGGTGAATTGCCACGCGAAAGCCGTGAACTGATCGACATTTTACCTCTTCGTTGGAAAGCCATTGATTTGAGCATGGAAAGGATCATTCTGAAAAACAAGAAAATGATTTGCTACTTTGTTGCCGACCAGAAATCATCTTTCTACCAATCGGGCGACTTTATTAAAATTGTGCAGTACGTTCAAAAGGGAAAATCGAAAGGCCGGATGAAAGAAACTAATGGAAAACTAACGCTCAGTTTTTCAAATGTTCCGAACGTAGAAACGGCAGACTACATTTTACGCGAAATTGTTGATGAAGTAAAAAGCGAGGTGCCAAACCACTAA
- a CDS encoding YdeI/OmpD-associated family protein, producing the protein MQKKYFKSNTEWEKWLQQNHNKEKELLLVYYKKHTGKQCISYDDSVKTALCYGWIDGLVKRIDDECYTRRFTPRKENSVWSELNKKRVTKLLKEGRMKPLGLKLVEAAKQNGNWERAYSFPRTGLEVSDKFKDELNNNSEASAYFDSLTQTQKNHFIMWINTAKRPETKEKRINESIELLKNGKKLGLK; encoded by the coding sequence ATGCAAAAAAAGTATTTCAAAAGCAATACGGAATGGGAAAAGTGGCTGCAGCAAAACCATAACAAGGAAAAGGAATTGTTGCTGGTCTATTACAAAAAGCACACCGGCAAACAATGTATTTCTTACGACGATTCGGTGAAAACCGCACTGTGTTACGGTTGGATAGACGGATTGGTAAAACGAATCGACGATGAATGTTATACCCGGCGATTCACGCCACGAAAAGAAAATAGTGTATGGTCGGAATTGAATAAAAAACGCGTTACCAAATTATTGAAAGAAGGCAGAATGAAACCTCTGGGTTTAAAACTTGTTGAAGCCGCCAAACAAAACGGTAATTGGGAAAGGGCTTATTCATTTCCACGAACTGGCCTTGAAGTATCTGATAAGTTTAAAGATGAACTAAACAACAACAGCGAAGCCAGTGCTTATTTTGACAGCCTGACTCAGACACAAAAAAATCACTTTATAATGTGGATTAATACAGCTAAACGACCTGAAACAAAAGAAAAAAGGATTAATGAATCCATCGAATTACTCAAGAATGGAAAGAAGTTGGGTTTGAAATAA
- a CDS encoding M56 family metallopeptidase: protein METSLFYLLNASGGIILFYLVYWLFLRNETFHVANRWFLVASLLLAILLPLIPVRYEVLIEATEGAKSGAHTIADTFKNIPVFKSTEESTTTFGWQQAILLIYLTGAAIFLLRLLTQTVVLIHLMIKHRVSSLQGMRVVKNEKYGLPFSFFNVVFINPKFHTQDDLPEILAHEKVHIRENHWFDLLFIELLTVIFWFNPFIWMFERAIKQNHEYLADKGVLAQGHTVGRYQALLVNQLMGMQIIGITNNLNFAISTNRLKMMTKKKTSARRLIRFTWALPALALLLFAFAEPQYSYTETEIVETNLFLPKHNRENN, encoded by the coding sequence ATGGAAACTTCATTGTTCTATTTATTAAACGCATCCGGAGGAATTATACTTTTCTACCTGGTGTACTGGTTGTTTCTTCGTAACGAAACGTTTCATGTAGCTAATCGCTGGTTTTTAGTAGCATCCTTGCTACTAGCTATCCTGCTACCTTTAATACCTGTTCGCTACGAAGTTTTGATTGAAGCAACTGAAGGTGCGAAATCCGGCGCACATACCATTGCCGATACTTTCAAAAACATTCCGGTTTTTAAATCTACCGAAGAAAGTACCACAACGTTTGGGTGGCAACAAGCAATTCTGTTGATTTACCTTACCGGAGCGGCTATTTTCCTATTACGTTTGTTGACACAAACTGTTGTTCTCATTCATTTAATGATAAAACACCGCGTTAGTTCACTTCAAGGAATGCGCGTGGTAAAAAACGAAAAATACGGACTCCCCTTTTCATTTTTCAACGTTGTATTTATAAATCCAAAATTTCATACACAGGACGACCTGCCGGAAATTCTGGCTCACGAAAAAGTGCACATTCGTGAGAATCACTGGTTCGACCTGCTTTTTATAGAACTGTTAACAGTCATCTTTTGGTTCAACCCATTTATTTGGATGTTTGAACGAGCAATTAAACAAAACCATGAGTACCTGGCCGACAAAGGTGTTCTTGCGCAGGGACACACTGTGGGCCGCTACCAGGCTTTATTAGTAAACCAGCTGATGGGCATGCAAATTATTGGAATTACCAATAACCTGAATTTTGCCATTAGCACAAATCGATTAAAAATGATGACGAAAAAGAAAACATCGGCCCGCCGGCTGATACGATTTACCTGGGCACTGCCCGCTCTTGCGCTGTTGTTGTTCGCTTTTGCCGAACCACAATACAGTTACACCGAGACCGAGATTGTTGAAACAAACTTGTTCCTGCCGAAACACAATCGGGAAAACAATTAA
- a CDS encoding alpha-amylase family protein has product MKKLSSIFLILALFACQPTQKQEPAQPKLPEGKYVVYQVFTRLFGNTKTTNKPWGTIEDNGVGKFNDFTDLALEEIKSMGVTHIWYTGVPHHDVITDYTEYGISNDDPDVVKGRAGSPYAVKDYYNVDPDLAVDPANRLAEFEALIERTHKHGMKVIIDIVPNHVARNYQSISKPEGVADFGENDDTSVDYKLDNSFYYIPGEPFQVPEFLNGYQPLGGDDNPLSDGKFDENPAKWTGNGARLAQPGFYDWYETVKVNYGVKPDGTYDFDLLPEGFDREDYKAHYEFWQDKDVPDSWKKFKDIALYWMDKGVDGFRYDMAEMVPVEFWSYMNSALKVKNPDAFLLAEVYNPALYRDYIHKGKMDYLYDKVELYDILKHIMQGHGSTDNLPAIYDGLEDIEHHMLHFLENHDEQRIASAAFAGKAEKGKPAMVVSTCLSTSPTMIYFGQNVGEPGDGDMGFGDETRTSIFDYCGVPAHQRWMNNGKFDGGQSTEAEKELNAFYKNLLSFSAQSAALMGDYKEIHSYNRQNTEGYNDKVFSFVRWSGNDRLIVISNFEEAAHNFQLKLDEETVKALHLTDGLYNLIDQLTNEDEFVLEVKNGKGKVELELAGLESFILKMDVLSDVSE; this is encoded by the coding sequence ATGAAAAAGCTATCATCCATATTTTTAATTCTGGCTCTTTTTGCCTGCCAGCCCACCCAAAAACAAGAGCCTGCTCAACCCAAATTGCCGGAAGGGAAATACGTGGTTTACCAGGTTTTCACCCGTTTGTTTGGGAACACGAAGACTACCAACAAACCGTGGGGAACCATTGAAGATAACGGGGTTGGCAAGTTCAACGATTTTACCGACCTGGCGCTCGAAGAAATAAAATCGATGGGTGTTACACACATCTGGTACACGGGTGTTCCGCATCATGATGTAATAACCGATTACACAGAATACGGTATTTCAAACGACGACCCCGATGTGGTTAAAGGCCGTGCCGGATCGCCTTACGCGGTGAAAGATTATTACAATGTTGATCCAGACTTGGCTGTAGATCCGGCAAACCGACTTGCAGAATTTGAAGCCCTGATTGAGCGAACTCATAAACACGGAATGAAAGTGATTATCGATATCGTTCCAAATCATGTTGCGCGTAATTATCAGTCGATTTCGAAACCTGAAGGAGTTGCTGATTTTGGTGAAAACGATGATACTTCGGTGGACTATAAACTCGATAATAGCTTTTATTACATTCCCGGCGAACCATTTCAGGTACCGGAATTCTTGAACGGTTACCAACCTTTAGGTGGCGATGACAATCCACTTTCTGACGGAAAGTTTGATGAAAATCCGGCGAAATGGACCGGCAACGGGGCGCGCTTAGCACAGCCCGGATTTTACGACTGGTACGAAACAGTAAAAGTAAATTACGGAGTAAAACCCGACGGAACCTACGATTTTGATTTGTTGCCGGAAGGTTTTGACAGGGAAGATTACAAAGCTCACTACGAATTCTGGCAAGATAAAGATGTGCCTGATTCGTGGAAGAAATTCAAAGATATTGCTCTATACTGGATGGATAAAGGAGTAGATGGTTTTCGTTACGATATGGCTGAAATGGTTCCGGTGGAGTTCTGGAGTTACATGAACTCAGCCCTGAAAGTGAAAAACCCTGATGCTTTTCTGTTGGCAGAAGTTTATAATCCTGCGCTTTATCGCGACTATATTCACAAAGGAAAAATGGATTACCTGTACGACAAAGTGGAGCTTTATGATATATTGAAACACATTATGCAGGGGCATGGAAGTACCGATAATCTTCCGGCGATTTACGACGGATTAGAAGATATCGAGCATCATATGCTGCACTTTTTGGAAAACCACGATGAACAGCGTATTGCCAGCGCAGCATTTGCAGGGAAAGCCGAAAAGGGAAAACCGGCAATGGTGGTTTCAACCTGTTTGAGCACTTCGCCAACCATGATTTATTTTGGGCAAAATGTTGGTGAACCCGGCGATGGTGACATGGGTTTTGGTGATGAAACACGAACTTCGATTTTTGATTACTGTGGTGTGCCGGCGCATCAACGATGGATGAACAACGGAAAATTTGATGGTGGGCAATCAACCGAAGCTGAGAAAGAGCTAAATGCTTTTTACAAAAACCTGCTTAGTTTTTCTGCACAATCTGCCGCTTTGATGGGCGATTACAAAGAAATCCACTCATACAATCGTCAAAACACGGAAGGCTACAACGATAAAGTATTTTCGTTTGTTCGTTGGAGTGGGAATGACCGCTTGATTGTGATAAGTAACTTTGAGGAAGCAGCACACAATTTTCAACTTAAGTTGGATGAGGAAACGGTAAAAGCGTTGCACTTAACAGACGGGTTATATAATCTAATTGACCAACTAACAAATGAAGATGAATTTGTACTGGAGGTGAAAAACGGAAAGGGTAAGGTTGAACTGGAATTGGCAGGACTCGAATCATTCATATTGAAAATGGATGTGCTTTCAGATGTCTCAGAATAA
- a CDS encoding energy transducer TonB — MVSKETGEAIPGASIVIKGTTIGRVSDRDGTFTLVDDDPTIKADGSLSTEVVVSFVGMKTVVNNISASGSGVDKAKYTFKMEEAIQVLYNPNYSGEQMIPPPPPPPPAAEREKPANGETPPPPPPPVADSEKEVFFVVEDIPKYPGGFGALQEQVAKMQKKLAREKNLKGKATVTFTVNAKGKVSDIKVVEKDNDAAAKGAFAIANELEDWKPGKQRGKAVPVKYMLPVEFK; from the coding sequence GTGGTTTCGAAAGAAACCGGCGAAGCAATTCCCGGAGCTTCAATTGTTATTAAAGGCACAACTATTGGCCGTGTCTCTGACCGCGACGGAACTTTCACCCTGGTTGACGACGACCCAACCATAAAAGCTGATGGAAGTTTAAGTACTGAGGTTGTGGTTTCGTTTGTAGGAATGAAAACCGTTGTGAATAATATTTCTGCTTCAGGTTCCGGCGTGGACAAAGCGAAATATACTTTTAAAATGGAGGAAGCGATACAGGTATTGTACAATCCAAATTATTCAGGGGAACAAATGATTCCACCACCACCTCCTCCACCACCAGCTGCAGAAAGGGAGAAACCGGCAAACGGAGAAACTCCACCACCGCCTCCACCACCTGTTGCTGATAGCGAAAAAGAAGTATTCTTTGTTGTGGAAGACATTCCAAAATATCCGGGAGGTTTTGGGGCCTTACAAGAACAAGTGGCAAAAATGCAGAAAAAACTTGCGCGCGAGAAAAACCTAAAAGGAAAAGCTACAGTTACATTTACTGTTAATGCAAAAGGAAAAGTAAGCGATATTAAAGTGGTAGAAAAAGATAATGATGCTGCAGCAAAAGGCGCTTTTGCAATTGCAAACGAACTGGAAGACTGGAAACCTGGCAAACAGCGAGGCAAAGCTGTTCCCGTAAAATACATGCTTCCTGTAGAGTTTAAGTAA
- a CDS encoding peroxiredoxin — translation MKLFVIAALLLSISFSSFSQELKVGDKAPAFSTLSDDGSTWNMNDYLGDKFIVVYFYPAAMTGGCTKQACAYRDMKTAIDGANAVVVGISGDNVDGLKLFKQANDLNFPLLSDESGDIAKKFGVPVRDGGTITREINGQEFDLVRGATASRWTFIIDKQGNIVYKNTEVDASKDSAEILEFLKNNS, via the coding sequence ATGAAACTTTTTGTAATTGCAGCACTTTTACTAAGCATATCTTTTAGCAGTTTTTCGCAAGAATTAAAGGTTGGCGACAAAGCACCAGCATTTTCTACCTTGTCCGATGATGGCTCAACATGGAATATGAATGATTATTTGGGCGACAAATTTATTGTGGTTTATTTTTATCCGGCTGCAATGACCGGAGGTTGCACCAAACAAGCCTGTGCTTATCGCGACATGAAAACTGCGATTGACGGAGCCAATGCTGTTGTTGTTGGAATTAGCGGCGACAATGTTGACGGTTTAAAACTTTTTAAACAGGCCAACGATCTTAACTTCCCCTTATTATCGGATGAAAGTGGCGATATTGCCAAAAAATTTGGTGTTCCGGTGCGCGATGGTGGAACGATAACACGCGAAATAAACGGGCAAGAATTTGATTTGGTTCGGGGAGCTACAGCGTCGCGCTGGACATTTATTATTGATAAACAGGGCAATATCGTTTATAAAAACACAGAAGTAGACGCAAGTAAAGACTCTGCGGAAATATTGGAATTTCTAAAAAACAATTCATAA
- a CDS encoding glycoside hydrolase family 13 protein: MKKLITLFIILLTLNVVGQEVARVEPPNWWAGMKNADLQLLIYGEDISKTDVVIDYPGVALEATTKVENPNYLFVDLKLAKDVKAGEFEIQFKQGDKVVDSYNYELWDREQGSAKREGFNSSDVIYLITPDRFVNGDTSNDEVEGMKEGLDRDYNYGRHGGDIRGIINSLDYLQDMGFTAVWLNPVLENDMPESSYHGYACTDFYQVDRRYGSNDEYRELNEELDKRGMKLIMDLIFNHCGSEHWWMHDMPMSDWINNYPDMKITSHRRTVNEDPHASEADKEAMVDGWFVPSMPDMNQKNPFLAKYLIQNSIWWVEYVGLEGIRQDTWPYPDKNMMSDWTKELLEEYPNFNVVGEEWTTNPAIVSYWQKGKYNQDGYKNYAPSMMDFPLQSAAAEGLRNEESFDFGLIQLYYALSNDFLYPDPYKLTIFPDNHDMSRFYVQVGEDVDLLKMGVAFFLTTRGIPQIYYGTEILMRHDGSEHGDIRADYPGGWEGDKVNAFTGEGMSDAAKDMQQYVSKIQNWRKSDDVIHDGKLMHFVPENGTYTYFRYTDDEAVMVILNKNTEAKTINTDRFSEVIDDYKSGKEIISGNTISDISEVTVPAKSAIIVELNK; the protein is encoded by the coding sequence ATGAAGAAACTAATCACTTTGTTTATCATCCTGCTTACATTGAATGTTGTGGGGCAGGAAGTGGCGCGAGTTGAGCCGCCAAACTGGTGGGCCGGAATGAAAAATGCTGACTTGCAATTATTAATTTATGGCGAGGATATCTCAAAAACCGATGTAGTAATTGACTATCCCGGAGTGGCTTTGGAGGCCACGACAAAAGTGGAGAATCCGAATTACCTGTTTGTCGATCTGAAACTGGCAAAAGATGTGAAAGCCGGCGAGTTTGAAATTCAATTTAAACAAGGTGATAAAGTTGTAGATAGTTACAATTACGAATTGTGGGATCGCGAACAAGGATCAGCAAAACGAGAAGGTTTTAATTCATCAGATGTAATTTACCTGATTACTCCCGACCGTTTTGTAAATGGCGACACCAGCAACGATGAGGTGGAAGGAATGAAAGAAGGTCTTGATCGCGATTATAATTACGGCCGCCACGGTGGTGATATCCGCGGAATTATCAATTCATTAGACTATCTGCAAGACATGGGATTTACAGCCGTTTGGTTAAATCCCGTTTTGGAAAACGATATGCCCGAATCGTCGTACCATGGATATGCCTGTACCGATTTTTACCAAGTTGACAGACGTTATGGTTCGAATGATGAGTACCGCGAGTTGAACGAAGAACTTGATAAACGCGGCATGAAGCTGATTATGGACTTGATCTTTAACCACTGTGGATCGGAACACTGGTGGATGCATGATATGCCAATGAGCGACTGGATCAACAATTATCCTGATATGAAAATTACCAGTCACCGCCGTACAGTGAACGAAGATCCACACGCTTCGGAAGCAGATAAAGAAGCTATGGTTGATGGATGGTTTGTTCCATCAATGCCCGATATGAATCAGAAAAATCCATTTCTGGCAAAATACCTCATTCAAAACAGTATTTGGTGGGTTGAATATGTTGGACTGGAAGGAATTCGCCAGGACACATGGCCTTATCCCGACAAAAATATGATGAGCGATTGGACAAAAGAATTGTTGGAAGAATATCCGAATTTTAATGTGGTTGGAGAAGAGTGGACTACTAATCCGGCCATTGTTTCGTACTGGCAAAAAGGAAAATACAATCAGGATGGCTATAAAAATTACGCTCCGAGTATGATGGATTTCCCATTGCAGAGTGCAGCCGCTGAAGGATTGCGAAACGAAGAAAGTTTCGACTTTGGATTGATTCAGCTTTATTATGCATTGTCTAACGACTTTTTATATCCAGATCCTTACAAATTGACAATTTTCCCAGATAACCACGATATGTCGCGCTTTTATGTGCAGGTTGGCGAAGATGTTGATCTGCTGAAAATGGGAGTTGCGTTCTTTTTAACTACCCGCGGAATTCCGCAAATTTATTACGGTACCGAAATTTTAATGCGTCACGATGGAAGCGAACATGGCGATATTCGTGCCGATTATCCCGGAGGTTGGGAAGGCGACAAAGTAAATGCGTTTACCGGCGAAGGAATGAGCGATGCTGCAAAAGACATGCAGCAGTACGTTTCTAAAATCCAAAACTGGCGTAAAAGTGATGATGTAATTCACGATGGGAAATTGATGCACTTTGTTCCCGAAAATGGAACTTACACCTATTTCCGCTACACTGATGATGAAGCGGTGATGGTTATTCTGAATAAAAATACCGAGGCAAAAACCATAAATACTGATCGTTTCAGTGAAGTGATCGATGATTATAAATCGGGTAAGGAAATTATCTCGGGGAACACGATTTCTGATATCTCGGAAGTAACGGTTCCTGCAAAATCAGCAATTATTGTTGAGTTGAACAAATAG